In the Apteryx mantelli isolate bAptMan1 chromosome 1, bAptMan1.hap1, whole genome shotgun sequence genome, one interval contains:
- the MDM1 gene encoding nuclear protein MDM1 isoform X6 — translation MPVRFRGLSEYKRSFRWRKAAACGPSQQQQQQEEQEASWAGLRSDQLGISREPKFISKRRVPYRNPQISKSFEWTADCDLNDPLETEALRTAELHRDHNNNDMNQEKIEMPEGPGLPPKVRSHSADSRVETTLALPENNVKRSPPAAPPNQNEAFVSPKNELLKVDNGLHRVLQRKASMNISPLHTFPRNSEYQSQFVWKSPHEKSPILAAEQVKELRARAKAYRQRIEGTHFSRYHLNQILSDNNSLWDVSSSSSSEEGISNNIRALDLARVSEKETSPSPKALHQPASREELHQDSTEKKGLSDASTVPVKRRLVWGEQEGTEKRDNQPSTEEEEKENEQVAVVTQELNDKDATEDKKIEGENALVLNSSVASSDSSSVSSRTGGRLPTPKLRALGGAQRTHHDLTTPAVGGAVLVSPPKSKSSSPQRRTRGLGTDPSPAKQGAREASKRRSCWPDVEVEAASLLTSPPAGLGTLDPLPLRQDQWPGNSVYDERVSLASEHQEHSSPPHMLKAAEDRSTPYWSPSRRIQGTLKDPEFQHNRNVLSPKTRSFQFPLQERNYNDEDDRLSQISARSAASSSLASQVLERAQKRKEDFWGKT, via the exons ATGCCCGTGCGCTTCAGG GGCCTGAGTGAGTACAAGAGGAGCTTCCGATGGAGGAAGGCGGCGGCGTGCGGCCcctcgcagcagcagcagcagcaggaggagcaggaggcctCGTGGGCAGGGCTGCGCTCGGACCAGCTGG GAATCTCAAGAGAACCAAAGTTCATTTCCAAGAGAAGGGTACCCTACCGTAACCCACAGATTTCAAAGTCCTTTGAATGGACAGCAGATTGTGATTTGAACGATCCGCTAGAAACTGAAGCTCTTAGGACTGCAGAATTGCACAGAGACCACAATAACAATGATATGAATCAGGAAAAGATTGAAATGCCAGAAGGCCCTGGGCTCCCCCCAAAAGTTCGGTCACATTCTGCAGATTCTAGGGTTGAAACAACTCTTGCTCTTCCAGAAAACAATGTGAAGAGATCACCGCCTGCAGCTCCACcaaatcaaaatgaagcatttgtatCTCCAAAAAATGAGTTGTTAAAAGTGGATAATGGG CTTCACAGAGTCcttcagaggaaagcaagcatGAATATTTCACCTTTACATACTTTTCCCAGAAATTCTGAATATCAAAGCCAGTTTGTTTGGAAGAGTCCTCATGAAAAGTCTCCAATACTTGCAGCTGAACAG GTGAAAGAACTTCGAGCCAGAGCAAAGGCTTACAGGCAGCGAATAGAGGGAACGCACTTCTCCCGATACCATCTCAATCAGATTCTGTCCGATAATAACAGTCTCTGGGATGTGTCCTCAAGTTCCAGTTCAGAAGAAGGCATCAGCAACAACATCAGAGCGCTAGATCTTGCCAG AGTTTCTGAAAAAGAGACTTCACCAAGCCCCAAAGCGCTACACCAACCTGCCTCAAGAGAAGAGTTGCACCAGGACAGCACTGAGAAGAAAGGCCTGTCAGATGCCTCAACTGTTCCAGTCAAAAGGCGTTTAGTTTGGGGTGAGCAGGAAGGTACTGAAAAAAGGGACAATCAGCCATCAacggaagaggaagaaaaagaaaatgagcaggTTGCAGTCGTGACTCAGGAGTTAAATGATAAGGATGCCACCGAGGATAAAAAAATTGAAGG cGAGAATGCCTTGGTGTTGAATTCTTCTGTGGCTTCATCAGATTCTTCTTCTGTATCCTCGAGGACAGGTGGCAGGCTTCCTACTCCAAAGCTGAGAGCACTTGGTGGAGCTCAGAGGACTCATCATGATCTTACCACTCCGGCTGTTG GAGGTGCGGTTTTAGTGTCTCCTCCCAAGTCCAAGTCTTCATCTCCACAGCGGAGAACAAGAGGTTTAGGAACAGACCCTTCTCCAGCTAAGCAAGGTGCAAGGGAAGCTTCAAAAAGAAGATCCTGCTGG CCTGATGTAGAAGTGGAAGCTGCTTCACTCCTTACCTCTCCACCTGCTGGGCTGGGAACTTTGGATCCTTTGCCCTTAAGGCAGGATCAGTGGCCTGGTAATAGTGTTTATGATGAGCGAGTTTCTCTTGCTTCAGAACATCAAGAGCATTCCTCTCCTCCTCATATGCTGAAGGCAGCTGAAGACCGCTCTACGCCTTATTGGAGTCCCTCTCGTCGCATTCAAGGGACTCTCAAGGACCCAGAATTTCAGCATAACA ggaatgTTTTGAGTCCCAAAACAAGATCTTTCCAGTTCCCACTTCAGGAAAGAAACTATAATGATGAAG ATGACAGACTGTCTCAGATTTCTGCTCGCTCTGCAGCTTCTAGCTCACTGGCATCTCAGGTACTGGAACGAGCTCAGAAGAGGAAGGAGGATTTCTGGGGCAAGACATAA
- the MDM1 gene encoding nuclear protein MDM1 isoform X5: MPVRFRGLSEYKRSFRWRKAAACGPSQQQQQQEEQEASWAGLRSDQLGISREPKFISKRRVPYRNPQISKSFEWTADCDLNDPLETEALRTAELHRDHNNNDMNQEKIEMPEGPGLPPKVRSHSADSRVETTLALPENNVKRSPPAAPPNQNEAFVSPKNELLKVDNGLHRVLQRKASMNISPLHTFPRNSEYQSQFVWKSPHEKSPILAAEQVIHNMSKSIPPFKSPAITSEMEYERNFKGSPDKSPQLRCDSEEREFLVCEQNKRKEPFQKPTEDASKQGKKSEQKHPKQKKKQHISQNPLSLHTRRGKMNTEYRSKFLSPAQYLYKDGAWSRIRNNVPNQASQNTLNSMWYMEVKELRARAKAYRQRIEGTHFSRYHLNQILSDNNSLWDVSSSSSSEEGISNNIRALDLARVSEKETSPSPKALHQPASREELHQDSTEKKGLSDASTVPVKRRLVWGEQEGTEKRDNQPSTEEEEKENEQVAVVTQELNDKDATEDKKIEGENALVLNSSVASSDSSSVSSRTGGRLPTPKLRALGGAQRTHHDLTTPAVGGAVLVSPPKSKSSSPQRRTRGLGTDPSPAKQGAREASKRRSCWNIKSIPLLLIC, from the exons ATGCCCGTGCGCTTCAGG GGCCTGAGTGAGTACAAGAGGAGCTTCCGATGGAGGAAGGCGGCGGCGTGCGGCCcctcgcagcagcagcagcagcaggaggagcaggaggcctCGTGGGCAGGGCTGCGCTCGGACCAGCTGG GAATCTCAAGAGAACCAAAGTTCATTTCCAAGAGAAGGGTACCCTACCGTAACCCACAGATTTCAAAGTCCTTTGAATGGACAGCAGATTGTGATTTGAACGATCCGCTAGAAACTGAAGCTCTTAGGACTGCAGAATTGCACAGAGACCACAATAACAATGATATGAATCAGGAAAAGATTGAAATGCCAGAAGGCCCTGGGCTCCCCCCAAAAGTTCGGTCACATTCTGCAGATTCTAGGGTTGAAACAACTCTTGCTCTTCCAGAAAACAATGTGAAGAGATCACCGCCTGCAGCTCCACcaaatcaaaatgaagcatttgtatCTCCAAAAAATGAGTTGTTAAAAGTGGATAATGGG CTTCACAGAGTCcttcagaggaaagcaagcatGAATATTTCACCTTTACATACTTTTCCCAGAAATTCTGAATATCAAAGCCAGTTTGTTTGGAAGAGTCCTCATGAAAAGTCTCCAATACTTGCAGCTGAACAG gttATTCACAATATGAGTAAATCCATCCCTCCATTTAAATCTCCTGCAATTACTTCTGAAATGGAATATGAGAGAAATTTCAAAGGTTCTCCTGATAAGAGTCCACAACTGAGATGTGATTCAGAAGAGAGAGAATTTCTGGTTTGTGAACAA AATAAAAGGAAAGAACCGTTTCAAAAGCCAACAGAAGATGCatcaaaacaagggaaaaaatcagaacagaaacatcctaaacaaaaaaaaaagcaacatatcAGTCAAAACCCCCTCTCTTTACATACACGTCGTGG GAAGATGAACACTGAATATAGATCAAAATTTTTGTCTCCAGCTCAGTATTTGTACAAAGATGGTGCTTGGTCTCGTATCAGGAATAATGTTCCCAATCAG GCATCTCAAAACACCCTAAATTCCATGTGGTATATGGAG GTGAAAGAACTTCGAGCCAGAGCAAAGGCTTACAGGCAGCGAATAGAGGGAACGCACTTCTCCCGATACCATCTCAATCAGATTCTGTCCGATAATAACAGTCTCTGGGATGTGTCCTCAAGTTCCAGTTCAGAAGAAGGCATCAGCAACAACATCAGAGCGCTAGATCTTGCCAG AGTTTCTGAAAAAGAGACTTCACCAAGCCCCAAAGCGCTACACCAACCTGCCTCAAGAGAAGAGTTGCACCAGGACAGCACTGAGAAGAAAGGCCTGTCAGATGCCTCAACTGTTCCAGTCAAAAGGCGTTTAGTTTGGGGTGAGCAGGAAGGTACTGAAAAAAGGGACAATCAGCCATCAacggaagaggaagaaaaagaaaatgagcaggTTGCAGTCGTGACTCAGGAGTTAAATGATAAGGATGCCACCGAGGATAAAAAAATTGAAGG cGAGAATGCCTTGGTGTTGAATTCTTCTGTGGCTTCATCAGATTCTTCTTCTGTATCCTCGAGGACAGGTGGCAGGCTTCCTACTCCAAAGCTGAGAGCACTTGGTGGAGCTCAGAGGACTCATCATGATCTTACCACTCCGGCTGTTG GAGGTGCGGTTTTAGTGTCTCCTCCCAAGTCCAAGTCTTCATCTCCACAGCGGAGAACAAGAGGTTTAGGAACAGACCCTTCTCCAGCTAAGCAAGGTGCAAGGGAAGCTTCAAAAAGAAGATCCTGCTGG AACATCAAGAGCATTCCTCTCCTCCTCATATGCTGA
- the MDM1 gene encoding nuclear protein MDM1 isoform X3, whose product MPVRFRGLSEYKRSFRWRKAAACGPSQQQQQQEEQEASWAGLRSDQLGISREPKFISKRRVPYRNPQISKSFEWTADCDLNDPLETEALRTAELHRDHNNNDMNQEKIEMPEGPGLPPKVRSHSADSRVETTLALPENNVKRSPPAAPPNQNEAFVSPKNELLKVDNGLHRVLQRKASMNISPLHTFPRNSEYQSQFVWKSPHEKSPILAAEQVIHNMSKSIPPFKSPAITSEMEYERNFKGSPDKSPQLRCDSEEREFLVCEQNKRKEPFQKPTEDASKQGKKSEQKHPKQKKKQHISQNPLSLHTRRGKMNTEYRSKFLSPAQYLYKDGAWSRIRNNVPNQVKELRARAKAYRQRIEGTHFSRYHLNQILSDNNSLWDVSSSSSSEEGISNNIRALDLARVSEKETSPSPKALHQPASREELHQDSTEKKGLSDASTVPVKRRLVWGEQEGTEKRDNQPSTEEEEKENEQVAVVTQELNDKDATEDKKIEGENALVLNSSVASSDSSSVSSRTGGRLPTPKLRALGGAQRTHHDLTTPAVGGAVLVSPPKSKSSSPQRRTRGLGTDPSPAKQGAREASKRRSCWPDVEVEAASLLTSPPAGLGTLDPLPLRQDQWPGNSVYDERVSLASEHQEHSSPPHMLKAAEDRSTPYWSPSRRIQGTLKDPEFQHNRNVLSPKTRSFQFPLQERNYNDEDDRLSQISARSAASSSLASQVLERAQKRKEDFWGKT is encoded by the exons ATGCCCGTGCGCTTCAGG GGCCTGAGTGAGTACAAGAGGAGCTTCCGATGGAGGAAGGCGGCGGCGTGCGGCCcctcgcagcagcagcagcagcaggaggagcaggaggcctCGTGGGCAGGGCTGCGCTCGGACCAGCTGG GAATCTCAAGAGAACCAAAGTTCATTTCCAAGAGAAGGGTACCCTACCGTAACCCACAGATTTCAAAGTCCTTTGAATGGACAGCAGATTGTGATTTGAACGATCCGCTAGAAACTGAAGCTCTTAGGACTGCAGAATTGCACAGAGACCACAATAACAATGATATGAATCAGGAAAAGATTGAAATGCCAGAAGGCCCTGGGCTCCCCCCAAAAGTTCGGTCACATTCTGCAGATTCTAGGGTTGAAACAACTCTTGCTCTTCCAGAAAACAATGTGAAGAGATCACCGCCTGCAGCTCCACcaaatcaaaatgaagcatttgtatCTCCAAAAAATGAGTTGTTAAAAGTGGATAATGGG CTTCACAGAGTCcttcagaggaaagcaagcatGAATATTTCACCTTTACATACTTTTCCCAGAAATTCTGAATATCAAAGCCAGTTTGTTTGGAAGAGTCCTCATGAAAAGTCTCCAATACTTGCAGCTGAACAG gttATTCACAATATGAGTAAATCCATCCCTCCATTTAAATCTCCTGCAATTACTTCTGAAATGGAATATGAGAGAAATTTCAAAGGTTCTCCTGATAAGAGTCCACAACTGAGATGTGATTCAGAAGAGAGAGAATTTCTGGTTTGTGAACAA AATAAAAGGAAAGAACCGTTTCAAAAGCCAACAGAAGATGCatcaaaacaagggaaaaaatcagaacagaaacatcctaaacaaaaaaaaaagcaacatatcAGTCAAAACCCCCTCTCTTTACATACACGTCGTGG GAAGATGAACACTGAATATAGATCAAAATTTTTGTCTCCAGCTCAGTATTTGTACAAAGATGGTGCTTGGTCTCGTATCAGGAATAATGTTCCCAATCAG GTGAAAGAACTTCGAGCCAGAGCAAAGGCTTACAGGCAGCGAATAGAGGGAACGCACTTCTCCCGATACCATCTCAATCAGATTCTGTCCGATAATAACAGTCTCTGGGATGTGTCCTCAAGTTCCAGTTCAGAAGAAGGCATCAGCAACAACATCAGAGCGCTAGATCTTGCCAG AGTTTCTGAAAAAGAGACTTCACCAAGCCCCAAAGCGCTACACCAACCTGCCTCAAGAGAAGAGTTGCACCAGGACAGCACTGAGAAGAAAGGCCTGTCAGATGCCTCAACTGTTCCAGTCAAAAGGCGTTTAGTTTGGGGTGAGCAGGAAGGTACTGAAAAAAGGGACAATCAGCCATCAacggaagaggaagaaaaagaaaatgagcaggTTGCAGTCGTGACTCAGGAGTTAAATGATAAGGATGCCACCGAGGATAAAAAAATTGAAGG cGAGAATGCCTTGGTGTTGAATTCTTCTGTGGCTTCATCAGATTCTTCTTCTGTATCCTCGAGGACAGGTGGCAGGCTTCCTACTCCAAAGCTGAGAGCACTTGGTGGAGCTCAGAGGACTCATCATGATCTTACCACTCCGGCTGTTG GAGGTGCGGTTTTAGTGTCTCCTCCCAAGTCCAAGTCTTCATCTCCACAGCGGAGAACAAGAGGTTTAGGAACAGACCCTTCTCCAGCTAAGCAAGGTGCAAGGGAAGCTTCAAAAAGAAGATCCTGCTGG CCTGATGTAGAAGTGGAAGCTGCTTCACTCCTTACCTCTCCACCTGCTGGGCTGGGAACTTTGGATCCTTTGCCCTTAAGGCAGGATCAGTGGCCTGGTAATAGTGTTTATGATGAGCGAGTTTCTCTTGCTTCAGAACATCAAGAGCATTCCTCTCCTCCTCATATGCTGAAGGCAGCTGAAGACCGCTCTACGCCTTATTGGAGTCCCTCTCGTCGCATTCAAGGGACTCTCAAGGACCCAGAATTTCAGCATAACA ggaatgTTTTGAGTCCCAAAACAAGATCTTTCCAGTTCCCACTTCAGGAAAGAAACTATAATGATGAAG ATGACAGACTGTCTCAGATTTCTGCTCGCTCTGCAGCTTCTAGCTCACTGGCATCTCAGGTACTGGAACGAGCTCAGAAGAGGAAGGAGGATTTCTGGGGCAAGACATAA
- the MDM1 gene encoding nuclear protein MDM1 isoform X1 yields MPVRFRGLSEYKRSFRWRKAAACGPSQQQQQQEEQEASWAGLRSDQLGISREPKFISKRRVPYRNPQISKSFEWTADCDLNDPLETEALRTAELHRDHNNNDMNQEKIEMPEGPGLPPKVRSHSADSRVETTLALPENNVKRSPPAAPPNQNEAFVSPKNELLKVDNGLHRVLQRKASMNISPLHTFPRNSEYQSQFVWKSPHEKSPILAAEQVIHNMSKSIPPFKSPAITSEMEYERNFKGSPDKSPQLRCDSEEREFLVCEQNKRKEPFQKPTEDASKQGKKSEQKHPKQKKKQHISQNPLSLHTRRGKMNTEYRSKFLSPAQYLYKDGAWSRIRNNVPNQASQNTLNSMWYMEVKELRARAKAYRQRIEGTHFSRYHLNQILSDNNSLWDVSSSSSSEEGISNNIRALDLARVSEKETSPSPKALHQPASREELHQDSTEKKGLSDASTVPVKRRLVWGEQEGTEKRDNQPSTEEEEKENEQVAVVTQELNDKDATEDKKIEGENALVLNSSVASSDSSSVSSRTGGRLPTPKLRALGGAQRTHHDLTTPAVGGAVLVSPPKSKSSSPQRRTRGLGTDPSPAKQGAREASKRRSCWPDVEVEAASLLTSPPAGLGTLDPLPLRQDQWPGNSVYDERVSLASEHQEHSSPPHMLKAAEDRSTPYWSPSRRIQGTLKDPEFQHNRNVLSPKTRSFQFPLQERNYNDEDDRLSQISARSAASSSLASQVLERAQKRKEDFWGKT; encoded by the exons ATGCCCGTGCGCTTCAGG GGCCTGAGTGAGTACAAGAGGAGCTTCCGATGGAGGAAGGCGGCGGCGTGCGGCCcctcgcagcagcagcagcagcaggaggagcaggaggcctCGTGGGCAGGGCTGCGCTCGGACCAGCTGG GAATCTCAAGAGAACCAAAGTTCATTTCCAAGAGAAGGGTACCCTACCGTAACCCACAGATTTCAAAGTCCTTTGAATGGACAGCAGATTGTGATTTGAACGATCCGCTAGAAACTGAAGCTCTTAGGACTGCAGAATTGCACAGAGACCACAATAACAATGATATGAATCAGGAAAAGATTGAAATGCCAGAAGGCCCTGGGCTCCCCCCAAAAGTTCGGTCACATTCTGCAGATTCTAGGGTTGAAACAACTCTTGCTCTTCCAGAAAACAATGTGAAGAGATCACCGCCTGCAGCTCCACcaaatcaaaatgaagcatttgtatCTCCAAAAAATGAGTTGTTAAAAGTGGATAATGGG CTTCACAGAGTCcttcagaggaaagcaagcatGAATATTTCACCTTTACATACTTTTCCCAGAAATTCTGAATATCAAAGCCAGTTTGTTTGGAAGAGTCCTCATGAAAAGTCTCCAATACTTGCAGCTGAACAG gttATTCACAATATGAGTAAATCCATCCCTCCATTTAAATCTCCTGCAATTACTTCTGAAATGGAATATGAGAGAAATTTCAAAGGTTCTCCTGATAAGAGTCCACAACTGAGATGTGATTCAGAAGAGAGAGAATTTCTGGTTTGTGAACAA AATAAAAGGAAAGAACCGTTTCAAAAGCCAACAGAAGATGCatcaaaacaagggaaaaaatcagaacagaaacatcctaaacaaaaaaaaaagcaacatatcAGTCAAAACCCCCTCTCTTTACATACACGTCGTGG GAAGATGAACACTGAATATAGATCAAAATTTTTGTCTCCAGCTCAGTATTTGTACAAAGATGGTGCTTGGTCTCGTATCAGGAATAATGTTCCCAATCAG GCATCTCAAAACACCCTAAATTCCATGTGGTATATGGAG GTGAAAGAACTTCGAGCCAGAGCAAAGGCTTACAGGCAGCGAATAGAGGGAACGCACTTCTCCCGATACCATCTCAATCAGATTCTGTCCGATAATAACAGTCTCTGGGATGTGTCCTCAAGTTCCAGTTCAGAAGAAGGCATCAGCAACAACATCAGAGCGCTAGATCTTGCCAG AGTTTCTGAAAAAGAGACTTCACCAAGCCCCAAAGCGCTACACCAACCTGCCTCAAGAGAAGAGTTGCACCAGGACAGCACTGAGAAGAAAGGCCTGTCAGATGCCTCAACTGTTCCAGTCAAAAGGCGTTTAGTTTGGGGTGAGCAGGAAGGTACTGAAAAAAGGGACAATCAGCCATCAacggaagaggaagaaaaagaaaatgagcaggTTGCAGTCGTGACTCAGGAGTTAAATGATAAGGATGCCACCGAGGATAAAAAAATTGAAGG cGAGAATGCCTTGGTGTTGAATTCTTCTGTGGCTTCATCAGATTCTTCTTCTGTATCCTCGAGGACAGGTGGCAGGCTTCCTACTCCAAAGCTGAGAGCACTTGGTGGAGCTCAGAGGACTCATCATGATCTTACCACTCCGGCTGTTG GAGGTGCGGTTTTAGTGTCTCCTCCCAAGTCCAAGTCTTCATCTCCACAGCGGAGAACAAGAGGTTTAGGAACAGACCCTTCTCCAGCTAAGCAAGGTGCAAGGGAAGCTTCAAAAAGAAGATCCTGCTGG CCTGATGTAGAAGTGGAAGCTGCTTCACTCCTTACCTCTCCACCTGCTGGGCTGGGAACTTTGGATCCTTTGCCCTTAAGGCAGGATCAGTGGCCTGGTAATAGTGTTTATGATGAGCGAGTTTCTCTTGCTTCAGAACATCAAGAGCATTCCTCTCCTCCTCATATGCTGAAGGCAGCTGAAGACCGCTCTACGCCTTATTGGAGTCCCTCTCGTCGCATTCAAGGGACTCTCAAGGACCCAGAATTTCAGCATAACA ggaatgTTTTGAGTCCCAAAACAAGATCTTTCCAGTTCCCACTTCAGGAAAGAAACTATAATGATGAAG ATGACAGACTGTCTCAGATTTCTGCTCGCTCTGCAGCTTCTAGCTCACTGGCATCTCAGGTACTGGAACGAGCTCAGAAGAGGAAGGAGGATTTCTGGGGCAAGACATAA
- the MDM1 gene encoding nuclear protein MDM1 isoform X2, translating to MPVRFRGLSEYKRSFRWRKAAACGPSQQQQQQEEQEASWAGLRSDQLGISREPKFISKRRVPYRNPQISKSFEWTADCDLNDPLETEALRTAELHRDHNNNDMNQEKIEMPEGPGLPPKVRSHSADSRVETTLALPENNVKRSPPAAPPNQNEAFVSPKNELLKVDNGLHRVLQRKASMNISPLHTFPRNSEYQSQFVWKSPHEKSPILAAEQVIHNMSKSIPPFKSPAITSEMEYERNFKGSPDKSPQLRCDSEEREFLNKRKEPFQKPTEDASKQGKKSEQKHPKQKKKQHISQNPLSLHTRRGKMNTEYRSKFLSPAQYLYKDGAWSRIRNNVPNQASQNTLNSMWYMEVKELRARAKAYRQRIEGTHFSRYHLNQILSDNNSLWDVSSSSSSEEGISNNIRALDLARVSEKETSPSPKALHQPASREELHQDSTEKKGLSDASTVPVKRRLVWGEQEGTEKRDNQPSTEEEEKENEQVAVVTQELNDKDATEDKKIEGENALVLNSSVASSDSSSVSSRTGGRLPTPKLRALGGAQRTHHDLTTPAVGGAVLVSPPKSKSSSPQRRTRGLGTDPSPAKQGAREASKRRSCWPDVEVEAASLLTSPPAGLGTLDPLPLRQDQWPGNSVYDERVSLASEHQEHSSPPHMLKAAEDRSTPYWSPSRRIQGTLKDPEFQHNRNVLSPKTRSFQFPLQERNYNDEDDRLSQISARSAASSSLASQVLERAQKRKEDFWGKT from the exons ATGCCCGTGCGCTTCAGG GGCCTGAGTGAGTACAAGAGGAGCTTCCGATGGAGGAAGGCGGCGGCGTGCGGCCcctcgcagcagcagcagcagcaggaggagcaggaggcctCGTGGGCAGGGCTGCGCTCGGACCAGCTGG GAATCTCAAGAGAACCAAAGTTCATTTCCAAGAGAAGGGTACCCTACCGTAACCCACAGATTTCAAAGTCCTTTGAATGGACAGCAGATTGTGATTTGAACGATCCGCTAGAAACTGAAGCTCTTAGGACTGCAGAATTGCACAGAGACCACAATAACAATGATATGAATCAGGAAAAGATTGAAATGCCAGAAGGCCCTGGGCTCCCCCCAAAAGTTCGGTCACATTCTGCAGATTCTAGGGTTGAAACAACTCTTGCTCTTCCAGAAAACAATGTGAAGAGATCACCGCCTGCAGCTCCACcaaatcaaaatgaagcatttgtatCTCCAAAAAATGAGTTGTTAAAAGTGGATAATGGG CTTCACAGAGTCcttcagaggaaagcaagcatGAATATTTCACCTTTACATACTTTTCCCAGAAATTCTGAATATCAAAGCCAGTTTGTTTGGAAGAGTCCTCATGAAAAGTCTCCAATACTTGCAGCTGAACAG gttATTCACAATATGAGTAAATCCATCCCTCCATTTAAATCTCCTGCAATTACTTCTGAAATGGAATATGAGAGAAATTTCAAAGGTTCTCCTGATAAGAGTCCACAACTGAGATGTGATTCAGAAGAGAGAGAATTTCTG AATAAAAGGAAAGAACCGTTTCAAAAGCCAACAGAAGATGCatcaaaacaagggaaaaaatcagaacagaaacatcctaaacaaaaaaaaaagcaacatatcAGTCAAAACCCCCTCTCTTTACATACACGTCGTGG GAAGATGAACACTGAATATAGATCAAAATTTTTGTCTCCAGCTCAGTATTTGTACAAAGATGGTGCTTGGTCTCGTATCAGGAATAATGTTCCCAATCAG GCATCTCAAAACACCCTAAATTCCATGTGGTATATGGAG GTGAAAGAACTTCGAGCCAGAGCAAAGGCTTACAGGCAGCGAATAGAGGGAACGCACTTCTCCCGATACCATCTCAATCAGATTCTGTCCGATAATAACAGTCTCTGGGATGTGTCCTCAAGTTCCAGTTCAGAAGAAGGCATCAGCAACAACATCAGAGCGCTAGATCTTGCCAG AGTTTCTGAAAAAGAGACTTCACCAAGCCCCAAAGCGCTACACCAACCTGCCTCAAGAGAAGAGTTGCACCAGGACAGCACTGAGAAGAAAGGCCTGTCAGATGCCTCAACTGTTCCAGTCAAAAGGCGTTTAGTTTGGGGTGAGCAGGAAGGTACTGAAAAAAGGGACAATCAGCCATCAacggaagaggaagaaaaagaaaatgagcaggTTGCAGTCGTGACTCAGGAGTTAAATGATAAGGATGCCACCGAGGATAAAAAAATTGAAGG cGAGAATGCCTTGGTGTTGAATTCTTCTGTGGCTTCATCAGATTCTTCTTCTGTATCCTCGAGGACAGGTGGCAGGCTTCCTACTCCAAAGCTGAGAGCACTTGGTGGAGCTCAGAGGACTCATCATGATCTTACCACTCCGGCTGTTG GAGGTGCGGTTTTAGTGTCTCCTCCCAAGTCCAAGTCTTCATCTCCACAGCGGAGAACAAGAGGTTTAGGAACAGACCCTTCTCCAGCTAAGCAAGGTGCAAGGGAAGCTTCAAAAAGAAGATCCTGCTGG CCTGATGTAGAAGTGGAAGCTGCTTCACTCCTTACCTCTCCACCTGCTGGGCTGGGAACTTTGGATCCTTTGCCCTTAAGGCAGGATCAGTGGCCTGGTAATAGTGTTTATGATGAGCGAGTTTCTCTTGCTTCAGAACATCAAGAGCATTCCTCTCCTCCTCATATGCTGAAGGCAGCTGAAGACCGCTCTACGCCTTATTGGAGTCCCTCTCGTCGCATTCAAGGGACTCTCAAGGACCCAGAATTTCAGCATAACA ggaatgTTTTGAGTCCCAAAACAAGATCTTTCCAGTTCCCACTTCAGGAAAGAAACTATAATGATGAAG ATGACAGACTGTCTCAGATTTCTGCTCGCTCTGCAGCTTCTAGCTCACTGGCATCTCAGGTACTGGAACGAGCTCAGAAGAGGAAGGAGGATTTCTGGGGCAAGACATAA